Proteins encoded in a region of the Caballeronia sp. M1242 genome:
- a CDS encoding phosphocholine-specific phospholipase C, which yields MTDQSKRRFLKASLNTAAAATMLSTFPPAIRRALAIDANNKTGTIKDVEHVVLLMLENRSFDSYFGTFKGVRGYGDRFAIPSPIARNIFYQEFTQAGTKKTLIPYHLDEAAGNALRPGSTLHTWLDTQAAWDNGRMAAWPTAKSPLSMGYYEAAEVPFQRALADAFTLCEAYHCSMHAGTISNRLFYWSGTNGPRGLRPSDDTPVTVAALNNEFNVGNGIGPSTDGWTWTTYADRLERAGVTWKVYQSLLDNMGCNQMLGFRHWRAAIERMPEARRPAFVPVANLQQPSTAAGPAYDPAIDNALSPLAKGFGNTMPQGFLETFRDDIQKGTLPSVSWIIPPSMYSEHPAPSSPVQGSWYVQEVLDALTSNPDVWSKTVLLVNYDENDGLFDHVPPPSAPSHFADGTLAGGSTLSDSDMAYEYHNFQPATSSQPPVDGRPYGPGTRVPMLVISPWSRGGFVNSQVFDHTSTLMFLERRFGVVEPQISRYRRAICGDLTSCFDFVDPNNASLPTLAGRTTKAAADALATTQAKASAIEIPSATEHSTLPRQATGTRPSRALPYELHTTAHIAAGRQSVTLEFANGSTNAAGAVFHVYDKNHLDVPPRRYVVEAGKTLAGTWTIPAGDSGRYDLWIVGPNGYHRQFSGDLRDVSSAANPEIQVCYQPCDSSWVMVKLHNRGTQACTFTVEALAYRNDGPWTVPVPANSVSELSWAVTNSGNWYDFSVTSNASTAFKRRFAGRIENGKDLISDPAMGVVVA from the coding sequence ATGACTGATCAGTCCAAGCGGCGATTCCTTAAAGCGTCTCTTAATACAGCTGCCGCGGCAACGATGCTGTCCACTTTCCCTCCGGCAATTCGGCGAGCTCTGGCCATAGATGCGAACAATAAGACCGGGACAATAAAGGACGTCGAGCACGTCGTTCTGCTGATGCTGGAGAATCGTTCATTCGACAGCTACTTCGGCACTTTCAAGGGTGTTCGAGGCTACGGCGATCGCTTCGCTATTCCTTCACCCATCGCCCGGAATATCTTCTACCAAGAGTTCACCCAGGCCGGCACCAAAAAGACTCTCATTCCTTATCATCTCGACGAGGCGGCCGGCAATGCACTCCGGCCAGGAAGCACACTTCACACATGGCTCGACACTCAGGCCGCATGGGATAACGGAAGGATGGCTGCGTGGCCAACCGCCAAGAGTCCCTTGTCGATGGGCTATTACGAGGCAGCAGAGGTGCCCTTCCAACGCGCTCTCGCCGACGCGTTCACGTTATGCGAGGCCTATCACTGTTCTATGCATGCGGGCACAATCTCCAATCGTCTGTTCTATTGGAGCGGAACGAACGGGCCCCGAGGACTGAGGCCTTCTGACGACACACCGGTGACGGTGGCCGCACTGAACAATGAGTTCAACGTGGGAAACGGTATTGGACCGTCCACTGACGGCTGGACGTGGACGACATACGCCGACCGGCTGGAGCGTGCGGGCGTGACGTGGAAGGTGTATCAGAGCCTGCTCGACAACATGGGCTGCAACCAGATGTTAGGCTTTCGCCACTGGAGAGCGGCGATCGAGCGAATGCCCGAGGCGCGCCGTCCGGCTTTCGTCCCTGTCGCCAACCTCCAGCAGCCGTCCACCGCCGCCGGACCCGCCTACGATCCCGCAATCGACAACGCGCTGAGCCCCCTCGCGAAGGGCTTCGGGAACACGATGCCGCAGGGCTTCCTCGAGACGTTTAGGGACGACATACAGAAAGGCACCCTGCCGTCGGTGTCATGGATCATCCCTCCCTCGATGTACAGCGAGCATCCCGCTCCTTCCAGTCCGGTGCAGGGAAGCTGGTATGTACAAGAAGTGCTTGACGCGCTGACATCGAACCCGGACGTGTGGAGCAAAACAGTACTTCTCGTCAACTATGACGAGAACGACGGCTTGTTCGATCACGTTCCACCGCCGAGTGCGCCCTCGCATTTCGCTGATGGCACGCTCGCCGGCGGAAGCACCCTATCCGATAGCGACATGGCCTATGAGTACCACAATTTCCAACCCGCAACGAGCAGTCAGCCGCCCGTCGACGGCAGACCGTACGGGCCCGGAACGCGCGTACCAATGTTGGTCATATCACCGTGGAGCCGCGGGGGCTTCGTGAATTCGCAGGTTTTCGATCACACGTCCACGCTCATGTTCCTCGAACGGCGCTTTGGCGTAGTCGAGCCTCAGATCAGCCGTTACCGTCGCGCGATCTGCGGCGATCTGACGTCCTGTTTCGACTTCGTCGATCCCAACAACGCCAGCCTGCCGACGCTAGCAGGACGCACCACAAAGGCGGCGGCCGACGCGCTTGCGACAACGCAAGCCAAGGCGTCCGCCATCGAGATTCCGAGTGCAACAGAGCACTCAACACTGCCTCGCCAGGCAACCGGCACGCGGCCATCGCGGGCGCTGCCGTATGAACTGCACACGACAGCGCATATCGCCGCAGGCAGACAGTCGGTGACGTTGGAATTCGCGAATGGAAGCACGAATGCTGCGGGCGCCGTGTTCCACGTGTACGACAAGAATCATCTCGACGTGCCGCCGCGCCGCTATGTCGTGGAGGCCGGGAAGACGCTCGCTGGCACGTGGACGATACCCGCTGGGGACAGCGGCCGGTATGACCTATGGATAGTCGGACCAAACGGCTATCATCGTCAATTCTCCGGCGATTTGCGTGACGTCAGTTCGGCGGCGAACCCAGAGATCCAGGTTTGCTACCAACCGTGCGACTCGTCATGGGTAATGGTCAAGCTGCATAACCGCGGCACCCAGGCGTGCACGTTCACCGTCGAAGCGCTCGCCTACCGCAACGACGGCCCGTGGACCGTGCCGGTTCCCGCGAACTCGGTGAGCGAACTCAGTTGGGCGGTGACTAACAGTGGAAACTGGTATGACTTTAGTGTAACCAGCAACGCATCTACTGCTTTCAAGCGCCGATTCGCTGGGCGAATCGAAAATGGCAAGGACCTCATATCGGATCCGGCCATGGGAGTCGTGGTGGCGTGA
- a CDS encoding methyl-accepting chemotaxis protein: MQANLVNLMTQIRTSSDSIGTASSEVSAGNTDLSQRTEEQAASLEQTASSLAELTSTVQQSAQNASQGAQLAENAAATAQTGGEVVGQVVSTMSEISESSTRVAEIIAVIEGISFQTNILALNAAVEAARAGEQGRGFAVVATEVRTLAQRSASAAKEIKALIETSVDKVTAGTQLVDQAGDTMKEIVTSIQRVNDIMSEISAATHEQSRGIEEINRAVAQMDDVTQQNAALVEQAAAAATSLDDQARRLGLAVSAFKTH; this comes from the coding sequence ATGCAAGCCAACCTCGTGAACCTGATGACCCAGATTCGCACGAGCTCCGATTCGATCGGCACGGCATCGAGCGAAGTGTCGGCCGGCAACACCGACTTGTCGCAACGCACGGAAGAGCAGGCTGCATCGCTCGAGCAGACGGCCTCGAGCCTCGCGGAACTGACGAGCACGGTTCAGCAAAGCGCGCAGAACGCGAGCCAGGGCGCGCAACTCGCAGAGAACGCGGCAGCGACCGCGCAAACGGGCGGCGAAGTCGTGGGGCAGGTCGTGTCGACGATGTCCGAGATCTCGGAGAGTTCGACGCGCGTGGCCGAGATCATCGCGGTCATCGAAGGTATCTCGTTCCAGACGAACATTCTCGCGCTCAACGCAGCGGTCGAGGCCGCGCGCGCCGGCGAGCAAGGCAGGGGCTTTGCGGTCGTCGCGACGGAAGTGCGTACGCTGGCTCAGCGCAGTGCATCGGCTGCGAAGGAGATCAAGGCGCTCATCGAGACGTCGGTCGACAAAGTGACGGCGGGCACGCAGCTCGTCGATCAGGCGGGAGACACCATGAAGGAAATCGTTACGTCGATTCAGCGTGTCAACGACATCATGAGCGAAATCTCCGCCGCGACGCACGAGCAAAGCCGGGGCATCGAGGAGATCAACCGGGCGGTCGCGCAGATGGACGACGTGACGCAGCAGAACGCTGCGCTCGTCGAGCAAGCGGCCGCGGCGGCCACGTCGCTCGACGATCAGGCGCGTCGGCTGGGATTGGCCGTGTCGGCGTTCAAGACGCACTGA
- a CDS encoding acyltransferase — protein sequence MHRNNFDFLRLAAAMMVLFAHQFALLGHEPPSLGARLDPGAIAVATFFAISGFLVAQSWTVDPHAWRFAARRVLRIWPALILTTVVCAFVLGPLVSALPASAYFTSHETYAYLSWLRLRSTFNLPGVFANLPYPNAVNGSLWSIPLEVHWYLIFILIALVGLLRYRWAVAAATLAFAAYHFGVYHAETNVPQWTNEYGLFFCAGVTLFFLRDYWSDRKLLIALGLTLLAGGLVAYGHRLIAMWIAWPFLVVAFGTSSTPILRDFGRLGDFSYGVYIFAFPVQQTLILATSGRWSVSQYLASATVLSLMLAAFSWHCVEEPALRLKPRRPAERPKHPISTLLSPIRRLRTRAR from the coding sequence ATGCATAGGAACAACTTTGACTTCTTAAGACTCGCGGCAGCAATGATGGTGCTGTTCGCCCACCAGTTTGCCTTGTTAGGTCACGAGCCACCCTCGCTCGGTGCGCGGCTGGACCCCGGTGCAATCGCCGTCGCCACCTTCTTTGCAATAAGTGGCTTCCTGGTCGCCCAAAGCTGGACGGTCGACCCGCACGCATGGCGCTTCGCAGCAAGGCGCGTCCTACGGATCTGGCCGGCACTGATCTTGACCACAGTCGTCTGCGCGTTCGTACTGGGTCCGCTCGTTAGCGCACTGCCCGCCAGCGCCTATTTCACATCGCATGAGACATACGCATATCTTTCATGGCTTCGGCTTCGCTCAACGTTCAATCTGCCTGGCGTCTTCGCTAATCTGCCTTATCCGAACGCAGTCAATGGCTCTTTGTGGAGCATTCCGCTCGAAGTCCATTGGTATCTGATATTCATTCTGATTGCACTGGTCGGATTGCTGCGCTACCGCTGGGCCGTGGCGGCTGCTACGCTGGCTTTCGCTGCCTATCACTTCGGTGTCTATCATGCGGAGACAAACGTACCGCAGTGGACCAACGAATACGGGTTGTTCTTCTGTGCAGGCGTAACGCTCTTCTTCCTCCGTGACTATTGGTCCGACAGAAAGCTTCTTATCGCACTCGGCCTAACGCTGCTTGCAGGAGGACTCGTCGCTTATGGGCATCGGCTCATTGCCATGTGGATTGCATGGCCTTTTCTTGTCGTGGCGTTCGGAACGTCGTCAACACCCATCCTTCGTGATTTCGGCCGGTTGGGAGACTTTTCATACGGTGTCTACATCTTCGCCTTCCCGGTTCAGCAAACGTTGATCTTGGCGACATCCGGGCGATGGTCGGTTAGCCAGTACCTCGCGTCGGCAACGGTGCTGTCACTCATGCTCGCAGCATTTTCATGGCATTGCGTCGAAGAGCCTGCATTGCGACTGAAGCCTCGTCGGCCCGCAGAGAGACCGAAACATCCCATTTCGACGCTCCTGTCGCCCATCAGGAGGTTGCGGACGAGGGCTCGATGA
- a CDS encoding MFS transporter: protein MHLDTTTNSGTSNGQTTTLRQWLAVLAVAVSAFAFVTAEFLPVGLLPQIAHDLGVSPGVAGLMVTTPGVMAAIFAPTLLVGAGRMDRRYVFLLLTAVLFVSNVVCAMAPGLTTMLVGRALLGAALGGFWTLATAAAPRLVQGNDAAKATAIILTGVTFATVIGVPLGIFIASFASWRLSFAATAGLVAVALIAQALLVPRLPSASALRLQDFRALLARPHARLSMVMVAFAFGAHFSTYTYIAPLLEQDFSLNAITLLLLGFGIIGFFSNALMSMIVAKHLVKSVGAMIVLLLAAIMSMLLLGHSHIGETAAMLIWGIAFGALPLCFSVWIQSGTADYPEAGSAMFVSIIQVAIATGSAVGGAIVDHAGVETDFMLGAVLAVLGLVTLHRVTALGRSGMAMAAKPSLD, encoded by the coding sequence ATGCACCTCGACACCACTACGAACTCCGGAACATCGAACGGCCAGACAACCACGCTGCGTCAATGGCTCGCGGTGCTCGCCGTCGCAGTGAGCGCATTTGCGTTCGTGACGGCGGAATTCCTGCCGGTCGGCCTGCTGCCGCAAATCGCGCACGACCTGGGCGTGAGTCCGGGCGTCGCGGGCCTGATGGTGACGACGCCCGGCGTGATGGCCGCCATCTTCGCCCCGACGCTGCTCGTCGGTGCGGGCCGCATGGACCGTCGATACGTCTTTCTGCTGCTCACGGCGGTGCTCTTCGTCTCCAACGTCGTCTGCGCGATGGCGCCGGGCCTTACTACGATGCTCGTCGGTCGCGCGCTACTCGGCGCGGCGCTCGGCGGATTCTGGACGCTCGCGACGGCTGCGGCCCCGCGACTCGTGCAAGGCAACGATGCGGCGAAAGCCACGGCGATCATCCTCACGGGCGTGACGTTCGCCACGGTCATCGGCGTGCCGCTCGGCATCTTCATCGCATCGTTCGCGTCGTGGCGTCTTTCGTTCGCAGCGACCGCGGGCCTCGTCGCGGTGGCGCTGATCGCTCAGGCGCTGCTCGTGCCGCGGCTGCCGTCCGCATCCGCGCTGCGTCTTCAGGACTTCCGGGCGCTGCTCGCGCGGCCGCACGCGCGGCTCAGCATGGTGATGGTCGCGTTCGCTTTCGGCGCGCATTTTTCGACCTACACGTATATCGCGCCGTTGCTGGAGCAGGACTTCTCGCTGAATGCCATCACCTTGCTATTGCTGGGCTTCGGCATCATCGGCTTCTTCTCGAACGCGCTCATGTCGATGATCGTGGCGAAACATCTCGTCAAATCCGTCGGGGCCATGATCGTGCTGCTTCTCGCCGCAATCATGTCGATGCTGCTTCTCGGGCATTCGCACATCGGCGAGACTGCCGCCATGCTGATCTGGGGCATTGCCTTCGGCGCGCTGCCGCTGTGCTTTAGCGTGTGGATTCAAAGCGGGACGGCGGATTATCCGGAAGCCGGCTCCGCGATGTTCGTGAGCATCATTCAGGTGGCCATTGCGACGGGGTCGGCCGTCGGCGGCGCGATTGTCGACCATGCGGGAGTGGAAACCGACTTCATGCTCGGCGCGGTGCTGGCGGTGCTCGGTCTTGTGACGTTGCATCGCGTGACGGCGCTGGGGCGCTCGGGCATGGCGATGGCGGCGAAGCCGTCGCTCGATTGA
- a CDS encoding filamentous hemagglutinin N-terminal domain-containing protein — translation MLVLLTCASSPVAFAAGPLPQNGRFVAGSGGIASCPDQITITQNSARGVIDWNSFSIGAGNSVRVVNGSGATLSRVTGSNISTIDGNLSATGSFYLINSHGVLIGRQGVVTTGGRFVASTLDTSNAGFMAGGPLTLSGTSNASVVNLGRISSSGGDVFLISISRTENEGRIAAPNGTAELVTGKQVLLKDSASGTQVFVQPGSVGDVVNGGSIRAAQVHLEAADGNVYALAGRHAALRATGTATRDGHVWLVARQGDVQQHESIDARNSDGTGGTVDTIGKTMEFEHSTVTASKWNIGVSELNAGPHNAAALSRSLSSGTSVTINADSDINMFSTLRWTGAASLALNAGHSILVGPVATLSNTGAGNLTLRADSKGVDNHGSITNTGTIDWSRSTGFVAALYDSNGQYTPGTVRANAAWTAVPFSGLKTQVTAYRLVNSISELENISQNLAGNYALGKDLSSTGFFTPIGLGNTNGFTGQFDGFGHTIDGYSFYTTEASESPPLGTFSTIGASGVVRNVNLTNAYASPGGTLAGLLAGTSAGLIANVSVKGRMLTEDIGAGAIGGVVGDNTGTVSRATSSVSMYAQGGMGGIALSNSGLIVQSSSNGEYTGGSHSHVGGIAAENGADGIIRQSYATGVGSGVTDGGLTEYNGGRIEESFAAMSIPPVLPPGGTGGITSTNAGNVAKDVYWDREVSGQSLGAAYGTPIPAANGLTTAQMSTASSFGPTWNFAPGGTWTFIPGVSHPVLQWQVGR, via the coding sequence ATGCTGGTTCTCCTGACATGCGCGTCGTCGCCCGTCGCCTTCGCGGCCGGCCCGTTGCCGCAGAACGGCCGCTTTGTCGCGGGATCAGGCGGCATCGCGTCGTGTCCTGATCAGATCACCATTACCCAAAACTCCGCTCGGGGCGTCATCGACTGGAACAGCTTTTCCATCGGCGCAGGCAATAGCGTGAGGGTCGTCAATGGCTCCGGCGCTACGTTGTCGCGGGTGACCGGCTCCAACATCTCGACCATCGACGGGAACCTGAGCGCGACCGGCAGCTTTTACCTCATCAATTCGCATGGTGTGCTGATCGGACGGCAAGGCGTCGTCACGACCGGCGGCCGCTTCGTCGCCTCTACGCTCGATACGTCGAACGCCGGCTTCATGGCGGGGGGTCCGCTGACTCTGTCGGGCACGAGCAACGCATCCGTGGTCAATCTCGGCCGAATCAGTTCGAGCGGTGGCGATGTGTTCCTCATTTCGATTTCTCGCACAGAAAACGAAGGACGTATCGCTGCGCCCAACGGAACCGCCGAACTCGTCACCGGCAAGCAAGTCTTGTTGAAGGACTCGGCATCTGGCACCCAAGTCTTTGTGCAGCCGGGTAGCGTGGGCGATGTCGTCAACGGAGGCAGCATTCGCGCCGCGCAGGTCCATCTAGAAGCGGCCGATGGCAACGTCTACGCCCTCGCCGGACGTCACGCCGCCTTGCGCGCGACAGGCACCGCCACGCGCGATGGCCACGTGTGGCTCGTCGCTCGTCAGGGCGATGTGCAGCAGCATGAAAGCATCGACGCGCGCAATAGCGACGGCACGGGCGGCACAGTCGACACCATCGGCAAGACGATGGAGTTCGAGCACAGCACGGTGACGGCGTCGAAGTGGAACATCGGCGTAAGCGAACTGAACGCGGGACCGCACAACGCGGCGGCGCTGTCCCGCAGCCTGTCGAGCGGCACGTCCGTGACGATCAACGCGGACAGCGACATCAATATGTTTTCGACCCTGCGCTGGACGGGCGCCGCATCCCTCGCGCTGAACGCCGGACACTCGATTCTGGTCGGACCCGTCGCCACGCTATCGAACACGGGCGCGGGCAACCTGACGCTGCGCGCCGATTCGAAAGGTGTCGACAACCACGGCAGTATCACGAACACGGGCACTATCGACTGGTCGCGAAGCACCGGCTTCGTCGCTGCGCTCTACGATTCGAACGGTCAGTACACGCCGGGCACCGTGCGCGCGAACGCCGCGTGGACCGCCGTGCCGTTTAGCGGACTCAAGACGCAAGTGACCGCTTATCGGCTCGTCAACTCGATCAGTGAACTGGAGAACATATCGCAGAACCTCGCCGGTAATTACGCACTAGGAAAGGACTTGTCCTCGACGGGCTTTTTCACGCCGATCGGTCTTGGCAACACCAACGGCTTCACCGGCCAGTTCGACGGCTTCGGGCATACCATCGACGGCTACTCCTTCTACACCACCGAGGCCTCGGAGTCCCCGCCTCTGGGCACTTTCTCCACGATCGGCGCATCCGGCGTGGTACGCAACGTGAACTTGACGAACGCTTACGCTTCGCCGGGGGGAACGCTCGCGGGGCTGCTCGCGGGGACGTCGGCCGGCTTGATCGCCAACGTCAGCGTGAAAGGCCGAATGCTGACCGAGGATATCGGCGCGGGCGCCATCGGCGGCGTAGTGGGCGACAACACGGGCACCGTGTCGCGTGCGACGAGCAGCGTGTCGATGTACGCGCAAGGCGGGATGGGCGGCATCGCGCTGTCGAACTCGGGCCTGATCGTGCAGTCGTCGTCGAATGGTGAGTACACCGGCGGGTCGCATTCTCACGTGGGTGGCATCGCGGCCGAGAACGGGGCCGACGGAATCATTCGGCAGTCCTACGCAACCGGCGTCGGAAGCGGCGTGACGGACGGCGGCTTGACCGAGTACAACGGCGGCAGGATCGAGGAGTCGTTTGCCGCGATGAGCATTCCCCCCGTTCTGCCGCCGGGCGGTACGGGTGGCATCACGTCGACCAACGCAGGCAACGTCGCGAAGGACGTCTACTGGGACCGCGAAGTGTCGGGCCAGAGCCTCGGTGCCGCTTACGGGACGCCGATCCCGGCAGCCAACGGCCTCACGACCGCGCAGATGAGCACGGCATCCAGCTTCGGGCCGACGTGGAACTTCGCGCCGGGCGGGACATGGACGTTCATTCCGGGCGTATCGCACCCGGTACTGCAATGGCAAGTGGGTAGATAA
- a CDS encoding PAS domain-containing protein, with protein MTLALLDANPASCAILGADLRVVQANTRFKQLFGWSPTDLDAEPFLSVIRVRLPFPSVDVSCARLTAAATQALDERRVASTTEALTDESTAVGIRTWRFEFRPFATADAAPSAPALLLIAQPHAGLALTEAERALPDSGERGAGSDENAPSADANGTADDYRLLAEFMPIIVWTARPDGALDYLSSVAFQHTDADQHLLGRAWEALLHPNDRENTLARWAAAVASGADYQIDHRFRQMDGTYRWMRSLASPMRHGDGAIVRWVGATIDVGNPGNIELDRMRLESRYRALVAVASAVAYVCDAKGRFIAPQPSWERYTGQPWEEHRGYGWAEMIHPDDRATAQAALDQSLQTDMPYRADVRVWHAASSTYRRCQVRAAGSHDDQGAIFEWVGMITDVEETLRTAQSLRDERHRLHLSIEAADIGTFHCPLPLDRIVWNTKCKEHFWLPANAGVSMDLFYARLHPDDRDKTRVAVEQSITHGVPYDVEFRTVSPAGEIRWIRAKGRTHVDEQGQPLRFDGITIDISRHKTLEFERDRLLTNERLLRLEAQHTNQLKDTFLATVSHELRTPLNAMQSWLFLLKQENANPGLMARGIEAIARNVQLQSRLVDDLLDLSRIAAGKMLISAEPFDLVPLLKSEVSDIELAAGAKRVTVTADLPDTLIIEGDQMRLRQVFSNLLSNALKYNGQNGRICVHATSKSNRVEVQVADNGAGIPASFIDRVFEPFAQASQATTRTFGGLGIGLAIARSIVTLHGGSITAHSDGEGRGSTFTVQLPLASAERSLQAASGAAHVAPSSDEALADLSILLVEDEADAREAMRAVLESAGAVVRDAESAAEARQCIAAQAFDIVLSDIGMPREDGYVLMRSLREAGCTFPAIAVTAFGRPEDKARAMQAGFDLHLAKPVDPETLFNAIRQLMATHRRASL; from the coding sequence TTGACGCTTGCACTGCTGGACGCGAACCCCGCGTCGTGCGCAATCCTCGGGGCAGACCTCCGCGTCGTCCAGGCCAATACGCGGTTCAAGCAGCTGTTCGGATGGTCGCCGACAGATCTCGACGCCGAGCCGTTTCTGTCCGTCATTCGCGTCAGGCTGCCCTTCCCCTCTGTCGATGTGTCGTGCGCCCGGCTCACGGCAGCGGCAACGCAAGCGCTCGACGAGCGCCGCGTCGCCAGCACCACCGAAGCCTTGACCGACGAGTCGACAGCCGTCGGCATCCGGACGTGGCGCTTCGAGTTCCGCCCGTTCGCCACAGCCGATGCCGCACCGTCCGCGCCGGCCCTTCTCCTTATCGCGCAGCCGCACGCAGGACTCGCGCTCACAGAGGCCGAGCGCGCGTTGCCCGACTCGGGCGAGCGCGGCGCCGGCTCCGACGAAAACGCACCTTCAGCGGACGCGAACGGAACGGCGGACGACTATCGGCTGCTCGCCGAATTCATGCCGATCATCGTCTGGACCGCGCGGCCCGACGGCGCGCTGGATTACCTGTCGAGCGTCGCGTTCCAGCACACCGACGCGGATCAGCACTTGCTCGGGCGCGCCTGGGAAGCTCTCCTGCATCCGAACGACCGCGAGAACACGCTGGCGCGCTGGGCGGCAGCAGTCGCGAGCGGCGCGGATTACCAGATCGACCATCGCTTCCGGCAGATGGACGGCACGTATCGCTGGATGCGCTCGCTCGCGAGTCCCATGCGCCACGGCGACGGCGCTATCGTGCGCTGGGTCGGCGCGACCATCGACGTCGGGAATCCCGGCAACATCGAACTCGATCGCATGCGCCTCGAGTCGCGGTATCGCGCGCTCGTGGCAGTGGCGAGCGCGGTGGCGTATGTCTGCGATGCGAAAGGCCGGTTCATCGCGCCGCAGCCGTCCTGGGAGCGCTACACGGGACAGCCGTGGGAAGAACACCGCGGTTATGGCTGGGCCGAGATGATTCATCCGGACGACCGCGCGACGGCTCAGGCGGCGCTCGACCAGTCGCTTCAGACCGACATGCCGTATCGCGCGGACGTGCGCGTGTGGCACGCCGCGTCGTCCACGTACCGGCGCTGCCAGGTGCGCGCGGCCGGCAGCCACGACGATCAGGGCGCGATATTCGAGTGGGTCGGCATGATCACCGACGTGGAGGAAACGCTGCGCACGGCGCAAAGCCTGCGCGACGAACGCCACCGTCTGCATTTGTCGATCGAAGCGGCCGACATCGGCACGTTCCATTGCCCGCTGCCGCTCGACCGCATCGTCTGGAACACCAAGTGCAAGGAGCACTTCTGGCTGCCGGCGAACGCGGGCGTGAGCATGGACCTGTTCTACGCGAGACTGCACCCCGATGACCGCGACAAGACGCGCGTGGCTGTCGAGCAGTCGATTACGCACGGCGTTCCGTACGACGTGGAATTCCGCACGGTGTCGCCCGCCGGCGAGATCCGCTGGATTCGCGCGAAAGGCCGCACGCACGTGGACGAGCAAGGCCAGCCGCTGCGTTTCGACGGCATCACCATCGACATCTCGCGCCACAAGACGCTGGAGTTCGAACGCGACCGGCTCTTGACCAACGAGCGCCTCTTGCGCCTCGAAGCGCAACACACGAACCAGCTGAAGGACACGTTTCTCGCGACCGTGTCGCACGAATTGCGCACGCCGCTCAACGCAATGCAATCGTGGCTCTTTCTTCTCAAGCAGGAGAACGCGAATCCCGGCCTGATGGCGCGCGGCATCGAAGCCATCGCGCGCAACGTTCAGTTGCAATCGCGGCTCGTCGACGATCTGCTGGACCTGAGCCGCATCGCGGCGGGCAAGATGCTCATCAGCGCGGAGCCGTTCGATCTCGTGCCGCTCCTCAAGTCGGAGGTCAGCGACATCGAGCTCGCTGCTGGCGCGAAGCGCGTCACGGTGACGGCCGATCTGCCCGATACGCTCATCATCGAAGGCGATCAGATGCGGCTGCGCCAGGTCTTCTCGAACCTGCTTAGCAACGCGCTCAAGTACAACGGACAGAACGGGCGCATCTGCGTGCACGCGACGAGCAAAAGCAATCGCGTGGAAGTGCAGGTTGCGGACAACGGCGCGGGCATTCCGGCTTCGTTCATCGACCGCGTGTTCGAGCCGTTCGCGCAAGCGTCGCAGGCGACCACGCGCACCTTCGGCGGACTCGGCATCGGGCTCGCGATTGCGCGCAGCATCGTGACGCTGCACGGCGGCTCGATCACGGCACATAGCGACGGCGAAGGACGTGGCAGCACGTTCACGGTTCAGCTTCCGCTGGCGTCGGCGGAGCGCTCGTTGCAAGCCGCCTCGGGCGCGGCGCACGTCGCGCCGTCTTCCGACGAGGCGCTCGCGGACCTGTCGATCCTACTCGTCGAAGACGAAGCCGACGCGCGCGAGGCGATGCGCGCCGTGCTGGAATCAGCGGGCGCCGTCGTGCGCGATGCCGAGTCGGCAGCCGAGGCCCGCCAGTGCATCGCGGCGCAAGCGTTCGATATCGTGCTGTCGGACATCGGCATGCCTCGGGAAGACGGCTACGTGCTGATGCGGTCGTTGCGCGAGGCGGGCTGCACGTTCCCGGCCATCGCCGTGACGGCGTTCGGCAGGCCTGAAGACAAGGCTCGCGCAATGCAGGCGGGGTTCGACCTGCATTTGGCCAAGCCCGTCGATCCGGAAACGCTATTCAACGCGATCAGGCAGCTGATGGCGACGCATCGCCGGGCAAGCCTTTGA